A genomic segment from Pectinophora gossypiella chromosome 27, ilPecGoss1.1, whole genome shotgun sequence encodes:
- the LOC126378862 gene encoding uncharacterized protein LOC126378862, whose amino-acid sequence MSYSVMAYNHTIHSTTGLTPFEVVFGHTDSSSVFNINFEQAYVQRWCLVALTAALMIPSQALHLQKIENNPGLLPVKLGTAVKQDDKWVIIKVLDLSGIRDDINFNIHKYREFDKLIDIHKPYVNEFKGMKTQLDHIIQNVCNKFNQLVPSHRFKRGLIDPLGSLIKIITGNLDHNDALKYDKLLSELQGKQVDANKKLTIISKMLHNLVNSSETLQENTLILEERLKRIERIVKNIATKENNSVYATYVLGMYNLFISNFRSMYLTISEVETALAFSKVTILHQSIVNSTELLTLLQSISKTDNLVYPVNENNLIKIERTIEVKAYVKGNQVTFLMEVPLIDNNTYTYYRLYPLPIFNQSINRTTLIVPKYPFLLVKGSTYLPLASSCKEIAANEFICTTENIVPYPEDTCAEQLMKFQSDLSLCTPHAVTMESTKLQRVSDHNWILYIGKNTIFTRKCLEDISKQFLHGTYLLNIDDNCDIYIENVKLSRRRYYSEDIKFDITPVINLPEVQPANISLSTAISLKGINLDDLKQLSSELTKETLVSESENRVIEIRSVSIATVVLYVILPLILVCFIVIRYKSFILRCVRNHQSSESPDDFVLREGGVMQRDVPRIIQVRA is encoded by the exons ATGTCATACTCCGTCATGGCTTACAATCACACAATCCATTCTACGACAGGCCTCACCCCATTTGAAGTTGTTTTTGGTCACACCGATTCTAGCTCAGTATTTAACATAAATTTTGAGCAAGCTTACGTACAAAG GTGGTGCCTAGTCGCGTTGACAGCCGCCCTGATGATCCCATCGCAGGCACTTCATCTTCAAAAGATTGAAAACAATCCCGGGTTATTACCTGTGAAATTAGGTACAGCCGTTAAACAAGATGACAAGTGGGTAATAATAAAGGTATTGGACTTAAGTGGCATAAGGGACGATATTAACTTTAACATCCATAAATATAGAGAATTTGATAAATTAATTGATATACACAAACCGTATGTGAATGAATTCAAAGGCATGAAAACTCAATTAGATCACATAATacaaaatgtatgtaataaattcaatcaATTGGTACCGTCACACAGATTCAAAAGAGGGTTGATAGATCCCTTAGGATcactaataaaaattattacaggTAATTTAGACCACAACGATGcgttaaaatatgataaactCCTTTCAGAATTACAGGGTAAACAAGTAGATGCCAATAAGAAACTAACGATCATATCTAAAATGTTGCATAATCTGGTCAACAGCTCTGAAACATTACAAGAAAACACTCTTATTTTGGAAGAGCGTTTAAAAAGAATAGAAAGAATAGTTAAAAATATAGCTACAAAGGAAAACAACTCAGTCTACGCTACATATGTATTAGGCATGTAcaacttatttataagtaatttccGTTCCATGTACTTAACAATAAGCGAAGTAGAGACAGCTCTAGCCTTCAGTAAGGTTACTATTTTGCACCAATCAATTGTGAACTCAACCGAACTGTTAACATTGTTGCAATCTATATCTAAAACTGATAACTTAGTATATCCtgttaatgaaaataatttaattaaaattgaaagAACAATAGAAGTTAAGGCTTATGTAAAAGGAAATCAGGTGACCTTTTTGATGGAAGTACCGTTAATCGATAATAATACCTACACTTATTATAGATTGTACCCCTTGCCAATATTTAATCAATCAATTAACAGAACTACCCTAATCGTTCCTAAATACCCGTTCCTTTTGGTGAAAGGCTCTACTTACTTACCACTTGCCAGCAGTTGCAAAGAGATTGCCGCCAACGAATTTATATGTaccacggaaaacatcgtgcctTATCCTGAAGATACCTGCGCCGAACAACTGATGAAGTTTCAGTCCGATCTCTCCCTTTGCACACCTCATGCTGTAACTATGGAGAGTACAAAGTTGCAACGAGTTAGCGATCATAATTGGATTCTCTATATTGGGAAAAATACAATCTTCACAAGAAAATGCCTTGAAGATATATCTAAACAATTTCTTCACGGAACTTACCTTCTGAACATCGACGACAACTGTGACATTTATATAGAGAATGTCAAACTGAGCAGACGTCGCTACTATTCTGAGGACATTAAGTTTGATATAACACCAGTAATAAACTTACCTGAAGTACAGCCGGCGAACATCAGTCTATCAACCGCGATTTCCCTGAAAGGTATTAATCTTGACGACCTGAAACAATTATCCTCCGAATTGACGAAAGAAACACTCGTGAGTGAAAGTGAAAATCGTGTTATAGAAATAAGAAGTGTTAGTATAGCAACGGTAGTGCTCTATGTAATTTTACCTTTAATTTTAGTATGTTTCATTGTAATTAGATataaatcgtttattttaaGGTGTGTGCGAAATCATCAAAGTTCAGAATCACCAGATGATTTCGTTCTTAGGGAGGGAGGAGTTATGCAACGTGACGTACCAAGAATAATACAAGTAAGAGCTTAA